Part of the Halorhabdus utahensis DSM 12940 genome, TGATGGCCAGTCACCGGAAGCAGGCCACCCCGGCGGCCATCCTGGATCGTCGGCCCCGGGTCACGACGGTGGCTCCCCGGGGACGACGGATTCGGGCCATCCGGGCGGTCATCTTGGAACCCGGAACTACGACGAGCGACCGTTGATCGTCACCTGGGAAGTCACCCAAGCCTGCGAACTCGAATGTGATCATTGCCGGGCAGAGGCCCAACCCGAGCGTGATCCAGCGGAACTGTCGATCGAGGAAGGGAGAGCATTCATCGATTCCATCACTGATTTCGGTCGGCCACAGCCAATTCTCGTCTTCTCCGGTGGTGACCCCCTGGAGCGCCCCGATCTCTTCGAGTTGCTGGATCACGCCGCTGATCGTGACGTCACGACAGCCGTCACCCCCGCGCCGACGGACAATCTGACCGAGGCCGTGATCGGCAAACTCGCCGACGCTGGCGTCGAGCGGATCGCGCTCTCACTGGACGGGGCAACCCCGGAAGCCCACGACGAGTTCCGCGGCGAGGAGGGATCGTTCGCCCGCGTCGAGCAGGCTGCCCGGCAGGCTCGGGAGGCCGGGATGGAGATCCAGATCAACACGACCGTCACGGCGAACACCGTCGAGTATCTGCCCGAGATCGCCGCCATGGTCGAAGCGTTCGACGCCGCAATGTGGGAGGTGTTCTTCCTCGTCCCCATCGGCCGCGGCGAGGAACTGGCCCAGCTCGATCCAGGCCGGACGGTTGACGTGATGGAGTGGCTCTATCGACGTGGCCGCGATGCCCCGTATCGAGTGATCACCGTCGAAGCACCGCACTATCGGCGGGTCGCCGACGAATTCGAACGTCGCGAATCAAGCGAGGGGGTCCGCGTCGGCTCGACGCGGGCGGGCAAGGGCTTCGTGTTCGTCAGCTACGAGGGCGAGGTCTACCCGTCGGGATTTCTCCCGCAGCGCGGTGGGAACGTCACGGACCGGAGCCTGGTGGACATCTACCGCAATGCCGACCTGTTCCGGCGACTCCGGGACACTGAGCAGTTCGTCGGCTCCTGTTCGCGCTGTGACTATTTAGACGTCTGTGGCGGTTCCCGGTCACGTGCCCATGCTGTCACAGGCAATCCGCTCGCGAGCGACCCGCTGTGTCCGTGGGTCGAGCGGGTGGATGACGCCACATGATCGTCGCGGTAGGGCCCCGCCGATCAGTTCGCAGACGTAGCATCCGGTGCCTGGGGATCTGGCAAATCGTATGAAACCCCAGTGAGATCGACCGAGACGTCCCAGAGTTGCCTGGCAAGTTCGTCGTCGTACGATCGGTCACTTGATCGTTGGATCACGGGAGCACCGCGCATGTTCATCAACCCGCCCGGGCCGACGTATTCCCCGCCAGCGACGTCGGCGTCGGTCCCAGCCATCAGCATCGGGAGTGCTCCCGTGGCTGCGGACTGGGCGAACACCGCATTCGCGAGCTTCATCATCCACAGCCGGAGTTTCGACCCAGCGAGTTCGGGACCCCGACGCTGGAGGTTCGTCGCGGCGAACCCAGGATGGCAAGCGACGCTCGTGACCTCCGCATTTGCCGCCCGGAGTCGCCGGTCGAGTTCGTAGGCGAACAGCACGTTCGCGAGTTTCGACTGGGCGTAGGCGTCGAACCGGTCGTAGGATTGTTCGCCGTGAAGGTCAGCGAAGTCGATCTCCCCACGTTCGTGGAGGCCACTGCTCTGCGTGACGATCCGCGTCTCGCCTGCAGTCTCCCGAAGGCGGTCGAGAAGGAGGCCCGTGAGCGCGAAGTGGCCGAGGTGGTTGACGCCGAACTGCGTCTCAAATCCGTCCTCGGTCTCGCTCCGTGGGATCGCCATCACGCCGGCGTTGTTAGACAGGACGTGCAGATCCGAATACTCCGTTCGAAACGTCTCAGCGAATGACCGCACCGAATCCAGATCGGCCAAATCGAGTTCCATGACCGAAAGCGACGGATCGGCCACGGCGGCACGGATCTCCTCACTGGCCGCGTTCCCGCGGTCGAGGCTTCGGCAGGCCATGACCACGCGAGCACCATTCTCGGCGAACGCTTTCGTCACCTCGAAACCGATCCCGCTGTTGGCTCCCGTGACGACGACAGTCTTCTCCGACTGGTCGCCCATCGCCTCCGGACCCCATGTTTCGGAACTCATCATGTACCGAACGGCTGTCACGCCGATAAGTGGATCGCCGCCACAGGCGGATTCGCTCTGATCACATTCGGTCGAATCGGTCCGCCTATGCGTCCCAGCGGACGTCTACGATCTTCTGCCGGTCGTCACCGGCCACGACCGTGCCGATGACGTCGCCGTCGTCTCGCTGCGCGACGTCGATCTGTTCGTATCCGTCTGTCACGATCTCGCGGACGTCCGCCTCCAGATCGTCGGCCTTCTCGACGCCGAGTCGATTTTGACCACCGATCTCCCGAACGACGATCGGATATTCTGGCATGATTGCACTGTAGGCAGATCGCCGATAAGTGTCTGTCGTCGCACCCGCCAGTCACAGCAATCCGCAAATCGGTGTCGAGGCAGTGGCTTCCCCGGCCAGATAACTCAAGTGTCCGTGACCCGTCCGTGTGGACACTTCTATCATGCAAGGCGAATACGACCTGATCATCGTCGGCGGGGGTATCAGTGGCGCATCACTGCTGTATACCGTCTCGAAATTCACCGACCTCGAGTCGGTCGCACTCTTCGAGAAAGAACCGGAAATCGCGGCGATCAACTCCCACCATACGAACAACTCTCAGACGCTCCACTTCGGGGACATCGAGACGAATTACTCCCTGGAGAAGGCCGAGGAAGTCAAGGAGGGGGCCGAGATGGTCGCTGGCTATCTCGAAGCCAACGATTCCGACCGAGAGATGCACGCAAAGCGGAGCAAGATGGCCCTTGCGGTGGGTGACGAGGAAGTCGACCGTCTCGATGATCGCTATCACGAGAAGGGCTTTGGCGACCTCTTCCCGAAACTCGACGCGATCGGTCGCGAGGAGATCGCGGAGATCGAACCGAAAGTCGTCGAAGGCCGCGAGCCCGACACCGACATGCTCGCCCTCCAGACGCCCGACGGCTACACGGTTGATTACGGCGAACTCGCGACGGACTTCGTCCGCGAAGTCGAGGGCGAGGAAGGCGTCGATGTCTTCACGGGAACCGAAGTCGAGTCGGTCAACGAGACCGACGAGGAGTTCCTGGTCGAGACCGAACGTGGCTGGTACCAGAGCGACGCAACAATCGTCGCCGCTGGCTCCCACAGTCTCCAGATCGCCAAGGAGATGGGCTATGGCGAACACATGTCGCTGCTCCCGGTCGCCGGGAGTTTCTTTGTCGCCGAGGAGGGGCTGCTCAACGGCAAGGTCTACACCCTCCAGATGGCAAAACTTCCCTTCGCGGCGGTCCACGGCGACGCCGAGGTCCACGACCAGGGACTGACACGCTTCGGCCCGACGGCGAAGGTCGTGCCCGCCCTGGAACGCGGGCGGCTCTCGACGGTCGCCGACTTCTTCGACGTTTTCGAACTCTCGCCGGACTCGTTCCTCAGCTACGCGAACATCCTCGCCGATCGGACGCTGTTGCCGTACGTCCTCGAGAACCTGCTCTATGACCTGCCGGCCGTCGGCAAGCGGGCCTTCCTCCCGCACGTCCAGAAAGTTGTCCCAACCGTCGAAGCGAGTGACATCGAGCGCGCGAAGGGGTACGGCGGCGTCCGCCCACAGATCGTCAACACGGAGACGAAGTCCCTGGACATGGGCGAGGCCAAGATCACCGGCGATGACGTGATCTTCAACGTCACTCCTTCGCCCGGTGCCTCGACGTGTCTGAAGAACGCGATGCGCGACGCCGAACAGCTGAGCGAGTGGCTCGACGTCGACTTCGACGAGGACTCCTTCCGCGAGGCGACGATCGGGAACTTCCCGCGCGGGTCGGCCGAATAGAGCTGTTTCAGGGACCGTTTCGCGCTATCCGTGGACGCTCACCACTTCTCCAAGAGTCAGAGCGACTCGACGGCGGTGTCTAAACCGACTGGCCGTCCATCATCCCATTCGACAGCAATGACGAGATCGGACAACGCGTCGAGCCGACGTTCGAGTATGTCCAGTGGATGCGTATCGAGAAACCGGGCCGGTCTGTGCTCGACAGTCCTCGATCCGTCATTCACCTGAACGTGGACGGGGCCGAGATCGTCGTGCGTGTCGTCCTGATGCCACCCGACCAGTAGGTCGCGATCCGGTTCGATCCAGTTGCACCAGTAGTGTTCGGACGGGTCGCCCGTCCGGAGACGGAACCCGACTTCGATCCGTGCCGTCGTTGCGGGATAGTCTGGATCGTCGAGAAATTGCCGAGGATCCACCTCACCGATCACGCGGTACTGGCCAGCATCTCGCGGTTCGGTTCGCCGCCGTCGCACGTCGGTAAGTTCGCCGTCGAGTCGATTGTGGATCCGATCGTGGAGGCGCTTGCTCTGGAGGTTCCCTCGGTTTGCGAGAAAGACGACCATTATGCGAAGGTGGAGGGAACGTCAGTCCGTGGTGAAGACAGTTCGACAACGTCGTCGTACAACTGGAGGGCGTGCCTGACGAGCCGCTGTTCCGTCTCGATGGCTTTCCAGGTCTCGATGACGTTGCGACGCTCGCGTATCTCCGCCGCACTCAATTCCGCCTCCGCCAGCTGATCCCGAAATTCCGACAGCGAGTCGGCATCGAACTCCGCCGCTAACTGTTCTCGCTCCTCGGTCAACTCGGCGAGCTGTGATTCGAGTTCCTCCCGCGAATGCTCGTCAATGCGGTCCGTCACCTCGTCGAAGAGCAGGCGGACAGGGTTCAGATCGTACGCTTTGGTCCCCTCGACTGTCGTTTCACTGACCCAGTCGTCGTCCGCAAGCTGTTCGAGTTCGTCGTCGGCCGTCGCCCGGGAGACGTCCGCCCTGTCGGCGATTTCCCCCACCGGTGTCGCCCCCTCCAGCGTCTCGGCGACTCGGCGCACGCGCTCACGGCCACTGAGCGTCTCCGTCCACGTTCGCTGATCCGATTCGCCCATCTCTATGCGTGGTTGCCGCCGCTCGTTCAAATAATTTGGCCTCGGTAAAATATACAAATCTCTGGCCGAATTTCACTGTAGGTCCCAATGGAGTAACTGAACACATTCACAGCCAATTGCCCGGCACGAAAAAGACAGTGCCCATGAGACCGTCGGCAAACGCTTCGATCCGTCGAACTGCTGTGGCAATCTCTCCTGGCGTCGCGGCCGTGTCACACGCGAGGACGCCGGGATGGTCCCCGACCTTGCGTTCAGGATCGGCTCCCCGGAAGTCTGTGTCTTCACTCAAGATTACTCGATCTGTCTCACGGGCATATGCCAACAGCGTCGTATCCTCTGCACCCAGTGCAATCTCGTCACCGACGGTCACGATATCGTGTCCTTCGCCCCGGAGCGCAGAAACGTACGCTGGCGGAATGTGTTCGTCAGCCAGCACCCTCATGCCTGTTGCTGTGCCTCTTCGTCGAGATCGTCCGGACCGCGAACGACAGTGAGATCGTCCGAGACGGAATTCGTCTGCACCTCGCGCATTTCGTCCGGGTGGTCGTAGTAGTAGACGAGAGCGCGGTGGACATCAGCGATGTCAAGGTCGTAGTCAGCAGCGACCTGTTCCGTGGACTCACCGGCGTCAATGATTCGTTTGGCGATGTGGTGGACGCCAATGCGTCTCCCCTCGATACGGGGAGCACCATCAAGCACGTCAGCCGTCGTCACGATTTCACTCATTGTGTCATTGTAGGCCGTGATCGCTAATAAAGTCTGGTCGGGAAGCTGTCTCAGTCGACTGTCACCCGGGTCTCCACGACCGAACCCTTTTCTCTTCGCCGGACCTGCCCCGGCCATGGAGTACACGACCCTCGGCTCGACTGGTATGGAGGTCAGCCGGATCTGTCTCGGCTGTATGAGCTTCGGGAGCAGCGACTGGCGCGAGTGGGTCCTCGACGAGGAGGGGAGTCGCGAAATCATCGAGCGCGCGATCGACCTTGGAATCAACTTCTTCGATACGGCCAACATGTACTCCTTGGGCGAGTCCGAGCGCGTCCTCGGGAACGTCCTTTCCGAGTACGACCGTGACGAGCAGGTCGTGGCCACGAAGGGGTTCTTCCAGATGGACGACGACAACCCGAACTCGGGCGGACTCTCCCGGAAGGCCATCGAGCAGGAACTCGCAAACAGCCTCGACCGACTCGGGATGGAGACGGTCGACCTCTATCAGACCCACCGCTGGGATTACGACACGCCGATCGACGAGACCCTCGCCGCCCTCGACGCCGCCGTCCGCCGCGGGCAGGCCCGTCACGTCGGCACCT contains:
- a CDS encoding winged helix-turn-helix domain-containing protein; the protein is MGESDQRTWTETLSGRERVRRVAETLEGATPVGEIADRADVSRATADDELEQLADDDWVSETTVEGTKAYDLNPVRLLFDEVTDRIDEHSREELESQLAELTEEREQLAAEFDADSLSEFRDQLAEAELSAAEIRERRNVIETWKAIETEQRLVRHALQLYDDVVELSSPRTDVPSTFA
- a CDS encoding DUF433 domain-containing protein, yielding MSEIVTTADVLDGAPRIEGRRIGVHHIAKRIIDAGESTEQVAADYDLDIADVHRALVYYYDHPDEMREVQTNSVSDDLTVVRGPDDLDEEAQQQA
- a CDS encoding DUF5615 family PIN-like protein, with product MRVLADEHIPPAYVSALRGEGHDIVTVGDEIALGAEDTTLLAYARETDRVILSEDTDFRGADPERKVGDHPGVLACDTAATPGEIATAVRRIEAFADGLMGTVFFVPGNWL
- a CDS encoding radical SAM protein, encoding MTEDHPHGDGQSPEAGHPGGHPGSSAPGHDGGSPGTTDSGHPGGHLGTRNYDERPLIVTWEVTQACELECDHCRAEAQPERDPAELSIEEGRAFIDSITDFGRPQPILVFSGGDPLERPDLFELLDHAADRDVTTAVTPAPTDNLTEAVIGKLADAGVERIALSLDGATPEAHDEFRGEEGSFARVEQAARQAREAGMEIQINTTVTANTVEYLPEIAAMVEAFDAAMWEVFFLVPIGRGEELAQLDPGRTVDVMEWLYRRGRDAPYRVITVEAPHYRRVADEFERRESSEGVRVGSTRAGKGFVFVSYEGEVYPSGFLPQRGGNVTDRSLVDIYRNADLFRRLRDTEQFVGSCSRCDYLDVCGGSRSRAHAVTGNPLASDPLCPWVERVDDAT
- a CDS encoding oxidoreductase; the protein is MMSSETWGPEAMGDQSEKTVVVTGANSGIGFEVTKAFAENGARVVMACRSLDRGNAASEEIRAAVADPSLSVMELDLADLDSVRSFAETFRTEYSDLHVLSNNAGVMAIPRSETEDGFETQFGVNHLGHFALTGLLLDRLRETAGETRIVTQSSGLHERGEIDFADLHGEQSYDRFDAYAQSKLANVLFAYELDRRLRAANAEVTSVACHPGFAATNLQRRGPELAGSKLRLWMMKLANAVFAQSAATGALPMLMAGTDADVAGGEYVGPGGLMNMRGAPVIQRSSDRSYDDELARQLWDVSVDLTGVSYDLPDPQAPDATSAN
- a CDS encoding FAD-dependent oxidoreductase, producing MQGEYDLIIVGGGISGASLLYTVSKFTDLESVALFEKEPEIAAINSHHTNNSQTLHFGDIETNYSLEKAEEVKEGAEMVAGYLEANDSDREMHAKRSKMALAVGDEEVDRLDDRYHEKGFGDLFPKLDAIGREEIAEIEPKVVEGREPDTDMLALQTPDGYTVDYGELATDFVREVEGEEGVDVFTGTEVESVNETDEEFLVETERGWYQSDATIVAAGSHSLQIAKEMGYGEHMSLLPVAGSFFVAEEGLLNGKVYTLQMAKLPFAAVHGDAEVHDQGLTRFGPTAKVVPALERGRLSTVADFFDVFELSPDSFLSYANILADRTLLPYVLENLLYDLPAVGKRAFLPHVQKVVPTVEASDIERAKGYGGVRPQIVNTETKSLDMGEAKITGDDVIFNVTPSPGASTCLKNAMRDAEQLSEWLDVDFDEDSFREATIGNFPRGSAE